TTTACCACGGGAAATTTTCTCCAGCATGATCTCACTTTCGGCTGAAAGAATACGCTGCACCAACTGGGCAGCACCCATCTCAAGCGAGAAAAACGCAACAGGTGTTGGTTTACTTGGGTTAAGTGCTGCATAGCGCAACAGATTTAACGCAAATGCTGTTTTACCCACGGCAGGTCGTGCAGCAAGGATCACCAGGTCGGAAGGTTGCCAACCGTAGATCACTTTATCCATGGTTGGAAAACCGGTTGGTACACCTGTAATATCTTCCTGTTTATTCCGCATGTCTTCAATACGCTGAATGGTTTTGATCAACACATTATCAAACGAATCAAAGTTTTTACGGAGATAGTTATTGGTTATTTCAAACAGTTTGCTTTCCGCATCATCGAGCAAATCGAATACATCGGTACTTTCTTCATACGCATCACCTATGGTTTCACCACTGATGCGGATCAGTTCACGTTGCAAAAATTTCTGCAGAATGATACGTGCATGCGCTTCAATGTTGGCGGTAGAGACCACGGTATTGGTCAAGCGTGTTACGTAGTATGCGCCACCTACCATTTCCAGTTCTTCACGCATTTTTAATTCTTCCACGACCGTCAGCAGATCAATAGGCGAACTTTTAGCCGTGAGCCCTTGCATTGATCGGAAGATGCGCTGGTGAGCATCTACATAAAAACACTCCGGACGTAATATTTCGCTGATTGCATCGAATGCACTTTTTTCGAGCATTACGGCACCAAGTACGGCTTCCTCAAGTTCCTTTGCCTGGGGCGGAACTTTGCCATATACCATGGTAGTGAGGTCAAGCGGCGCCTTCCGCTTTGTCTTGCGGTCTTTATTGAGATTAGTAAGATCCATAGTTTAAAACAGGGAATACAATGGTTGAATTTGGGTTCCTTTCTTTCACAATCGTTTACACAATTTTCATGTTAAGCAATTGTTACCGGAACAAGGGCGACGAATGTAAATGAGAAAATGATACAAGCAAAAACAAATCCCACTCTTAATTTCTTCAACCCCTATTCACATTAAATTCACGGTTATCCACCGGTTTTGCTGCTTCATTAACACAAATCAGGCCTGTTATCCTCAATTTAAAATATTTTTTCGCCCAAACCTAATGTATTTGCACACCCGCTGTGCAGAAAGATTTTACAGCTTTTTTTTGGCGGACTGATGCGGATTACAATATGGATTTTTACGGTTTTTTCTACTCTTTTGCTACCTGAAAACCTTTACCCGCTTGCGTTCGGTACAATTCCGGAACATTAAAAACCGATGGCAACGCCAATCTGCACTTGCGCCTTACTGTTATCTTTTTTTGTTATTGATTTGAGTGAATCATCATTGCTGAAAGATTGTTGTGATTCTGATTTTATAATGCTTGATTTCGGCAAAAACTCGTTTACTCCTCAAGCCGTCAATCAATTATCTTTGCAGCTTTCTGAATAAAAGTTGATTAAAGTATGACGATCAGTTATAAATGGCTCCATGAATATTTACCGGTAGCAGTAGAACCCGAGCGCTTGAGCCGCATTCTTACTTCCATTGGTTTAGAAGTGGAGAGCATGGAAGCTTATGAAGAAGTAAAAGGTGGCTTGAGAGGCCTGGTTATTGGTGAAGTACTCACTTGCGTAAAACATCCTGATGCAGATAAATTATCACTTACCACAGTAAATGTTGGTGCTGCTGAACCATTACAAATCGTTTGTGGAGCACCGAATGTAGCGGTAGGTCAAAAAGTAGTGGTAGCAACAGTTGGTACAACCATATATCCCGTTAATGGCGAACCAATGACCATGAAAAAAGCAAAGATCCGTGGTGTTGAAAGCCAGGGAATGATCTGTGCAGAAGATGAAATTGGTTTAGGCACAAGTCATGCCGGTATCCTGATCTTAAAAGCAGACTCAAGAGTTGGCATGGATGCAGCTGATTACTTTCAACTATACACTGATTGGATTATTGAGATCGGCTTAACACCCAACCACATGGATGCAATGAGCCATATGGGTGTGGCGAGAGATGTGATCGCTTATCTCAACTTTCACGATAAGAAACATTACACACTTAAATCACCATTCAGCAACGGATTTAAAGTTGACAATAAATCACTTCCAATTACTGTAAAGGTTGAGAATAAAGATGCCTGTCAACGATATGCCGGTGTGAGCATCAGCAATGTAACGGTGAAGGAAAGTCCAACCTGGTTGAAACAACGGTTGAAAGCAATTGGTGTTCGCCCTATTAATAACATTGTTGATATCACAAACTACATTTTACATGAAACCGGTCAGCCACTGCATGCTTTTGATGCAGATGCGATTACTGGTAAAGAAGTGATTGTAAAGAATCTTCCGGAGGGAACTTCGTTTCTTACACTTGATGAAAAAGAGCGTAAGCTGAGTGTTGAAGACTTGATGATCTGCAATACAGAAGAGCCCATGTGTATTGCAGGTGTGTTCGGTGGAACAAAAAGTGGTGTTAAAGAAAGTACGAAGAATATCTTTTTGGAAAGTGCATGGTTCAACCCGATTACAACACGTAAAACATCGTTCCGTCATAACCTGCGTACCGATGCTGCCACACGTTTTGAAAAAGGTGTTGACATCAGCAATGCAGTGAATGTATTAAAGCGTGCTGCTTTATTGATCAAAGAATTGGGTGGTGGTGAAATTGCAAGTGATGTGGTGGATGTTTATCCAACACCAAAACAAAAAACGCAGATTGCTCTCAAGTTTCATTATTTGAAAAAAATCAGCGGGAAGAATTATCACCCCGATACGGTAAAGAAAATATTTGAATCACTCAATTTTGAATTGATCAAAGAATCGATTGATGAAATTTGGGTGGCTGCTCCTTTCAGCAAACCTGATATGGAACTCCCGGCCGATCTCGCTGAAGAGGTAATGCGTATTGATGGTTTGGATAATGTGGAAATACCAACCAGCATCACCATTTCGCCATCAACGGAAGCTGATCAAACAAGTTTTGCTTACAAAGAAAAGATCAGCAATATTCTTGCAGGCCAGGGTTTCAATGAGATCTTTACGAACTCTATTGCCAACAGTGCATGGTATAGCGAAGAAGTATTGAGCACAACGGTAAAGATGTTGAACAACCTGAGTGCTGAATTGAATGTGATGCGTCCTTCAATGCTGGAAACAGGATTGCAATGTGTTTCATTTAATCTCAATCGCAGGAATAATAATCTACGCCTGTTTGAATTTGGAAAAACTTATACCACTTCAGATGTAGGTAAATATTTCGAGACAGATCATTTAGCCATCTATACAACAGGAAGCACGGAAGCATCATGGAAACAAAAAGCTTCAGCAACTGATGTTTATTTTCTGAAATCGGTGGTTAACAGCATTTTGCTGCAGGCAGGTTTAACAGCTGAAACAGAAATTGCAGAAGCTGAAAAAGGTTTCAGTGGTTTGATCAATTACAAAGTAAAAAAACAAGTAATTGCAAAAATTGGCATTGTTGATGCAGCTCAATTAAAACAGTTCGACATTAAACAACCGGTTTACTTTGCTGATATTAACTGGAACATTCTAACCCAGCTTGCTGGCAAAGCAAAGCTGGAGTATAAAGAAATCCCTCGTTTCCCGGCAGTTGAACGTGATTTGGCGATCGTTATTCCGAAAAGCACCAGTTATGCTGAAGTGGAAAAAACGATCAACAATGCAAGAGTGGCTCGATTGAAAGGCGTTTCATTGTTTGATGTATTTGAAAGTGAAAAGATAGGTGCTGATAAAAAATCGATGGCACTCAATTTCATTTTCCAGGACGATGAGAAGACATTGGTGGATAAAGAAACAGAGAAGATGATGGATACACTTATCCAGGCATTGGAAAAACAATTGTCGGCCGAGATCAGAAAATAATATCTTTCAGCAAACAATTCATTGTGACAGCTATTGATCAACATATTCAATCTCTCCAGCAGAAAATGCAGCTGCTCATTAAAAAGCATCAGCAACTGGAAAAAGAGAATAAAAAGCTGAAAGATGAATTGAATGGGTTAAAAGATAAGCAGTTCGATAAGAAACAGGAAGTAGAGGTGTTGGAAATGCAGAACGCTATTCTCAAAGCATCACAACAACAGTTGGACGACAAAGAGAAGAAAGAGCTTGAAAAGAAACTCAGTCTTTTTATTAAAGAAATCGATCGTTGTATTGCTTTGCTAACCGAATAGAATCAAACACGTTTAACAATCTGCATTTTCATTTCATCCTCGCCCTGCTTTATTTCAATGCTGTAAACGCCGTAAGGTAAATCATGCAATCCACTCCAGGTGAGTGAACGGGGAGCAGATACATCCGATTCTAAACGACGGCATACAAATCCGCTCGCATCTTTCAACACGGCTCTTACGGCATTCTTATCAGGCGAAGAAAGTTCTAACGTAAGTGTATCAATGAACACTTGTGGTTTCACTTTTGCGAACATGTTTAGAGGTTGGTTTAGAGATAATAAAAACGGGAGGTATTTTCTCAGCCGGCAACGGATGGATAAGGGGACTTTTTTTACGAATGTCTAATATATAACAAGCTTTTTATATTTTTAGTATGATGGAATCTTTAATTCCGATAAATATCGTTATTGGCGATCGCAGTTACAGAATCAAGGTAAGCCCCGAACATGAGGAGCATGTACGCAAAACTGTAAAGATCATCAATGAGAAAGTCCTCGAATATCGTACCAGTT
The DNA window shown above is from Lacibacter sp. H375 and carries:
- the dnaB gene encoding replicative DNA helicase — its product is MDLTNLNKDRKTKRKAPLDLTTMVYGKVPPQAKELEEAVLGAVMLEKSAFDAISEILRPECFYVDAHQRIFRSMQGLTAKSSPIDLLTVVEELKMREELEMVGGAYYVTRLTNTVVSTANIEAHARIILQKFLQRELIRISGETIGDAYEESTDVFDLLDDAESKLFEITNNYLRKNFDSFDNVLIKTIQRIEDMRNKQEDITGVPTGFPTMDKVIYGWQPSDLVILAARPAVGKTAFALNLLRYAALNPSKPTPVAFFSLEMGAAQLVQRILSAESEIMLEKISRGKLEDHEVQQLYKKGIEPLAKAPIFIDDSAALNIFELRAKARRLVNKHGVGLIIIDYLQLMSGSAGNKNTNREQEISTISRGLKQLAKELNIPIIALSQLSREVEKRKDGNKMPQLSDLRESGAIEQDADMVMFLYRPEYYDITSNEFGESNRGETHVRIAKHRNGSLETIKLRALLHIQKFVEDDFGDNMGGGGFGGSQGPLPGGPGMMPGGGNWKPVPSDDGPKVFVQKGSKMNDMNFDEETPF
- the pheT gene encoding phenylalanine--tRNA ligase subunit beta, with product MTISYKWLHEYLPVAVEPERLSRILTSIGLEVESMEAYEEVKGGLRGLVIGEVLTCVKHPDADKLSLTTVNVGAAEPLQIVCGAPNVAVGQKVVVATVGTTIYPVNGEPMTMKKAKIRGVESQGMICAEDEIGLGTSHAGILILKADSRVGMDAADYFQLYTDWIIEIGLTPNHMDAMSHMGVARDVIAYLNFHDKKHYTLKSPFSNGFKVDNKSLPITVKVENKDACQRYAGVSISNVTVKESPTWLKQRLKAIGVRPINNIVDITNYILHETGQPLHAFDADAITGKEVIVKNLPEGTSFLTLDEKERKLSVEDLMICNTEEPMCIAGVFGGTKSGVKESTKNIFLESAWFNPITTRKTSFRHNLRTDAATRFEKGVDISNAVNVLKRAALLIKELGGGEIASDVVDVYPTPKQKTQIALKFHYLKKISGKNYHPDTVKKIFESLNFELIKESIDEIWVAAPFSKPDMELPADLAEEVMRIDGLDNVEIPTSITISPSTEADQTSFAYKEKISNILAGQGFNEIFTNSIANSAWYSEEVLSTTVKMLNNLSAELNVMRPSMLETGLQCVSFNLNRRNNNLRLFEFGKTYTTSDVGKYFETDHLAIYTTGSTEASWKQKASATDVYFLKSVVNSILLQAGLTAETEIAEAEKGFSGLINYKVKKQVIAKIGIVDAAQLKQFDIKQPVYFADINWNILTQLAGKAKLEYKEIPRFPAVERDLAIVIPKSTSYAEVEKTINNARVARLKGVSLFDVFESEKIGADKKSMALNFIFQDDEKTLVDKETEKMMDTLIQALEKQLSAEIRK